One Arthrobacter sp. B3I4 genomic window, CGGATCGGCTGGTGCTGCGCCGCTTCGAGGCCGGGGACCTCGACGCCTTCCACGCCTACCACTCCCTGCCTGAGACCGCCCGGTTCCTGCCGAGGGAAGCCAAAAGCTACACCCAGTCGATGGAATCCGTCGGCAAATACGCCAACTTCGTCTTCGAGAAGGAAGGCGACTGGATCTGCCTGGCGATCGAAGCGGCGGACGCGCCCGGGCTGCTCGGCGAAGTGGTGCTGAAGTGGCTGCCCGGCTGCGGCCAAGCCGAAATCGGCTGGAGCCTCGCTCCGGAGGCCCGCGGGAAAGGGTACGCGGCCGAGGCGGCGTCCGAGGTGCTGAGGCTCGGCTTCGAGGAGCTCGGCTTCCACCGGATCAACGCCAAACTCGACGCCCTCAATACCGCGTCCGCCGCACTGTGCGAGCGTCTCGGCATGCGCCTGGAATCCACCCAGGTGGACAAGTGGCACTACAAGGGTCAGTGGGCCACTGAGGTCGTTTATGCGCTGCTCGCCGAGGAGTGGCAAGGCCGACGGCGGACCACGGACTCAACGGTTTGACGAAGGTGGCCGCTATTGGGATTCCATAGCGGCCATCTTTGGCAACTGAGCGTCTGAACCGGTCCGGCCGTGCTGGCTGCCGTTCCCGGCGGGTATTCACTGGGCCCGGGGTGGGAGCCGGGGCCCGACGCTCCTGCCCAGTTACTGGTGTCCGCACCGCCTCTGTCGGCGGCCAATCCGTGAAATTCCGCGGAATCTCCGGGACCCGTCCGGGCGCGGTGCCGGGTAACTGGGCTGGAGCGCGCGATGATCCGGCGGGCGTGGCTACACGGACACCCCGACGCCGGGCATGCCACCCAGGTGCGAGCTAGGGTTCCCGCCGCGCGGGCCCTCCCGGGATCTGCTGCCGTTGGACCGCCGAAGAGTTGTCGATTAGCCAAGAATGGCCGCTACGGGGGTTCCATAGCGGCCATTCTTGGCGAACGGGCGACCTTGCCGTGGCGGGACGCAGCAGCTTCCGGGCAGGCCGGCGGAACGGTCGAACGGTCGACCTTGCCTCGGCAGGATGCCCTGGATGCCCTACGGCGCCGGCGGGGCCGTTGTCGCAGGAGCGGCCGACGTCGGTACAGGCGCTGGTTCGGTGGCGCCACCGGTGGGCTGGCCGGCGTCCGGAGTAACCGTTGGTGCCAACGTGGGCTCCGGCGCGGGCGCGGCGGGTTCGCCTGGCACCGGCGGTGCTGTCGTCCCGGCTTCCTCCGAGGCAGGCGGCAGGGTGGCGCCGGGGGACGCGGCTGGTGCGGGAGACTGCGTAGCGCCCGGGGAGGCCGTTGGCGTGGGGACGCCCGACCCGCCCGGAGTGGCGCTGGGATCGGTCCGGACGATCTCCATGATTTGTTCCTTGAAGGCCTCCAACTTGCCCTCGATCTCGGCGAGCGGGACGTTCTGCAGGCTCCGGCCAT contains:
- a CDS encoding GNAT family N-acetyltransferase, with the protein product MTVQNLPLRLPLRTDRLVLRRFEAGDLDAFHAYHSLPETARFLPREAKSYTQSMESVGKYANFVFEKEGDWICLAIEAADAPGLLGEVVLKWLPGCGQAEIGWSLAPEARGKGYAAEAASEVLRLGFEELGFHRINAKLDALNTASAALCERLGMRLESTQVDKWHYKGQWATEVVYALLAEEWQGRRRTTDSTV